One region of Cygnus atratus isolate AKBS03 ecotype Queensland, Australia chromosome 25, CAtr_DNAZoo_HiC_assembly, whole genome shotgun sequence genomic DNA includes:
- the HCRT gene encoding hypocretin neuropeptide precursor isoform X1 → MEVPNAKLQRAACLLLLLLLCSLAAARQNLPECCRQKTCSCRIYDLLHGMGNHAAGILTLGKRKSVPPAFQSRLYRLLHGSGNHAAGILTMGKRGEHPGTACRDASGCAVGAGAQPTPALRGTDASPRECQGRAGKDVTKSRGAAKSFY, encoded by the exons ATGGAGGTGCCGAACGCCAAG CTCCAGAGAGCcgcctgcctcctgctcctgctcctgctctgctccctggccGCCGCCCGCCAGAACCTGCCCGAGTGCTGCCGGCAGAAAACCTGCTCGTGCCGCATCTACGACCTCCTGCACGGCATGGGCAACCACGCCGCCGGCATCCTCACGCTGGGCAAGAGGAAGAGCGTCCCACCAGCCTTCCAGAGCCGCCTCTACCGCCTGCTGCATGGCTCCGGCAACCACGCCGCGGGCATCCTCACCATGGGCAAGCGCGGGGAGCACCCCGGCACCGCCTGCCGCGACGCCTCGGGCTGCGCCGTGGGTGCTGGTGCTCAGCCAACGCCGGCGCTGAGGGGCACCGACGCCAGCCCCAGGGAATGCCAGGGACGCGCTGGGAAGGACGTGACCAAGAGCCGGGGAGCTGCGAAGAGCTTTTACTGA
- the HCRT gene encoding hypocretin neuropeptide precursor isoform X2, with amino-acid sequence MEVPNAKRAACLLLLLLLCSLAAARQNLPECCRQKTCSCRIYDLLHGMGNHAAGILTLGKRKSVPPAFQSRLYRLLHGSGNHAAGILTMGKRGEHPGTACRDASGCAVGAGAQPTPALRGTDASPRECQGRAGKDVTKSRGAAKSFY; translated from the exons ATGGAGGTGCCGAACGCCAAG AGAGCcgcctgcctcctgctcctgctcctgctctgctccctggccGCCGCCCGCCAGAACCTGCCCGAGTGCTGCCGGCAGAAAACCTGCTCGTGCCGCATCTACGACCTCCTGCACGGCATGGGCAACCACGCCGCCGGCATCCTCACGCTGGGCAAGAGGAAGAGCGTCCCACCAGCCTTCCAGAGCCGCCTCTACCGCCTGCTGCATGGCTCCGGCAACCACGCCGCGGGCATCCTCACCATGGGCAAGCGCGGGGAGCACCCCGGCACCGCCTGCCGCGACGCCTCGGGCTGCGCCGTGGGTGCTGGTGCTCAGCCAACGCCGGCGCTGAGGGGCACCGACGCCAGCCCCAGGGAATGCCAGGGACGCGCTGGGAAGGACGTGACCAAGAGCCGGGGAGCTGCGAAGAGCTTTTACTGA